The sequence ATCCAATATTTAATGATATTGACATTAATCTAATTCCTCAAAGTTGAGATTTAAATAAcactttaaaaaaacatttaaataacaataaatttctcttttagCGGTAATATTTATTGCTGAAAAAAGAATTTATCAACAATTAATGTCATTTCATTCGAAATCGCTAAATTTTATAGCAACATTTATATAAAACATTgattataaatattcataattattagtgtcgctaaatataatataagacaattatattaatattgtaGTGGAACTCGACCACTTTCTGTTTAGATGATCATTTATGATTGAGACATAGTTGATTGATCGATTATTTCTTTTCACTTCTATTTGAGCATGTTTacacttatatttatatttattgagaGATAATATGTATATCGAGTACGAATAAATTTTTATCGACATAGATTAATGATGAAACAGGTTGGACTATTGAACATAGATGGATATTATGATTGCTTGCTTGGATTATTTGACAAAGGTGTAGAAGAAGGATTTATTAAGCCTTCAGCAAGAAATATTATCATATCAGCTACATCATCCAAAGAGCTTTTGGAAAAAATGGAGgtacttttatcataataataatatttagttCGGTAGTAAGAGTGCAATGCATGATGTATAAGTTAAGTATATATCACGAGTTTAAATTTTGGCGCGAACAAGAGTCttgtatttaagtggagaaagATAAAAGAGTTGACCCCTTATCCCCACTGAGTTTTATACTATATGTCAACCAGTTCTCGAGAATTttcatttatcataaaaaaaaaacaactaaaagtGCCCTTAAACATTGTTTCAACTTGTAGTTAAGAGCGTAACCAGTAACGTGTGAATTAGACGCAAGTTACTAATTCAAACTCTATCGCGAACAAAAGTCTAATATTCAAGTGTAGAAAGGGTGGAGGGGTTGACCCCTTATCCCACTAAGTGTTCaaggaagagaagaaaaaacaaaaaagcaaCTATTCTAAATATCGACTATATATACGTAAAATTATCCATTTCTCGACAAAAAAGTATTTAGATTCTTCTGCCACTCTAGCTCCGCCCCTGGGTCTTTGTGACTTATAATAGCAAGAAAGTGTACAActctaacattttttttttttttggataggAATATGTGCCAATACACAATCAAGTAGCACCAAGCAGAAGTTGGAACACTGATGAATCTGTGACAACAAGTTGATAATTTTGCTGGCTTGATCCTGTCATCTTACTCAAGTGTGAAGATTGTATTTTCCCATTGTTTGACAAAAACTTTGTAATTTTACCACTCACATGAAAATTCCAAGTCCAAAAAggaacacaaaagaaaaaaaatttagtttggtttggttttgagTAGCATGAGAGATGTTGTAAATTTAGTAAAAAGAACATTTGATTTGTTTAGAAATGGAATGAGATTCAACAACCTTTTGTTATGAGTTTGATTTCTCATATGATCAGTCGACTAATAGAgtcattttctttgttgaaaaaagtcgaaaacaagaagaaaaaaaagtgtctTTATGAGATATAATATGAGATTTCTTTTTATGATGACGGTGTTCGGACCAACAATAGATACAAGATAACTCTATCGACAGATAAAACGAATGacctagtattttttttatctcgCTAAGTTTTGATCCTGAGACCTCAGGATTCTCAACCACTAGGTCACCCTCTTGGGTATGTTCTTGATCACATTTAAATGTATGTTGCTAGACTCTTAAATAAATGCCGTCGATCGCATGTCGGATCCTAGTAGTGCATTTCTAAGGGATCTGACACGAGCCTGACAACATTTTCGAAGAGTATGAACAACATAGTTTACACGGGCATGACAACATTTTTGGAGAGCCAACACCCTCATTCAAATAGTTAGATTAGTTACTTATGCTATGAATCAATACATGCACATGAGcaaatacaagaaaaatggGTATGTTGGATTTCAGTGTTCCAATTCTTGAACATTATGGTAAAGAACTCGAGCTTCGATACCCGTCCTTGGAGAAAATGAGAGAAAAGAACTTCAAAAATGAAAGATGAAGTTTAAGGAGACGATATAGAGGCAACGAATCTCAGACGAATGAAGATTATGGTACTGAATATTGTACAAATATGTTACGAGACAAGCGTGAAATACTCAAACCTCAGATACAGAACACCTAAGCAAATCAAGAAACAGCGGAAACAAGTGTAAATGGCGTATACAGAGCACAAAAAAATATCACCTTCCGGTCTAGCACGTATTAATTCCATCCTTGCAATCTTTTGTCAAGTTGTAAAATGTCTCGACCCTTGATTTTGCTCGATAAAGGACCTCTGTATCGACCTCAACTCTCATATACCCGTCGAATTCGACTGGAGAGCCACCATTCAGTTGTGTTGTTTCATTATACCACTCACTTGTATTACTCCACAAGTAGTTGTAATCATCAAGCAAATGCACCTTGTAATGAGATCTAAGCTTATCAAAATAGTTATAATACGGCTCGTTTGTGGCAACATACAGATTCCTCCAAGGTGCGATAATTCCTTGAAGCTTCGTGACAAGGGAATCGGGGGATGTATCAGCATCAAGATGGGGCCATAACGCCTTATTCTGTGCTTTCTCTCCACGAACAACATGAACAGCATCGAAATCCCAGTCCATGCTTCCACTGATCTCAGTTACTATATTCATCAGTCGCTTTGATTTCCACACTGCGTGCCACGGTCTCTGGATGTATTTGGCAGAAGGCCCTTCACAAACCCGGTACCAATAGTTCTCCGGTTCGGGGGCATCAAATTGCCTCCATATTATTGTGCTCTTATCCTTCAACAGTTGGTCAGGGGACACTTTGTAGTCCTTAACCTTTCTAACAGAGATTTTCTTCTTATGTGCCTTATTCCATTTCCTCCAATCTTTATGAAAGTCTCCTTCCTCGACAATGGATGCGGTCTCCTTTAAATGTTCGAAATCAAAATAGAACCTAAAGTCTTTCCCTTCCTCATCCTTATGACTACTAGTGTGAGAAGATGCCAAACAGATACTTAAGTCCATCACGAATGTGCGATTCAAGTACTGAGCCTCACCTAAAGCACACAGAAAACTCCACATGTACTGGTTCATTCCTTTACAGTAATCGCCACCCCGAGAATAGTACAAGTATCTCCCATTCTTGAAATCTGAATCCGATCCCATGATTGGAATAGTATCATTGATCTCTTCATCTATAACTGGTGGAGCAATCTTGGCTCTTGTACTAGTTCTAGTGGAATTAACTCGGATTCTCGGACGACGGGCATTTACTCCTGAACGCCAGCGACCTGCATGTACCACTTTATAACTACAATCATCAGTGAAACCAATCTTAAACCTCCGGAAATCCCTATACTTTCTCCAAGATCTCTCTTTCCTGTTTCGGAACCTCCACGCCACATCACATTCATTTGGTTTCGACCCGTTAACAGGCGTTCGATAGTCCAAAAACGCAATGGACTTAAAGGCCTTCAAATTAAACCTCTCGATCGTATACAAGACCCGAGGATCCGAACAATTCACTACATTCACATCCTCACATCCTGATTTCAAAGTCTCATTCGACAGATTCTCTTCCGATTTCTCGATAATAGCTTCAGTAATCGGCACTAAAGCAAAAGCTCCAGCAGGAGCTTCAATAGGACTACTAGCAACATCCTCACCAGTTTTTAAGACAGAATTATCAACTTTGAATGTGGCGTTTTCGACTTGAGTAAACACCCTAGTTAAGGCTCTAGATGATTCCCATGGATCAGGGGGTTGGTATGTAATAGCAATTACAGTAATTATAAGCACAGAAAACACAAAAACTGAGAAACACACATTGCTTATAACCTTTATCAAGTTTTGCCCAATTGGATCTGTAGTTGAATCCTTCATTTCTACAAAAACTCTAAATTCTAACAAAAGATTAAGCTAAAATACACATCTGAAACTGACCTTTTACTCAAAACtacaaaaacaacaagaaaaattGGATCTTGAACTCTAAAGTCTCCAAATTAAAGGTATCAATATTAAGctaaaaatgagatttttaagctaaaatcaagaaaaaacctTACTCACCTCTAATCTGAAACAGACCCTTTACTCAaaaacacaaaatcaacaagaaaAATTGGATCTTGAAGTTGATAAACACTGTATAAAGAATGTAAGACTAAAGATACATATATAACAATGAGATTTATAGGGGAAAAGGGTTAACTTTAATTACCTTCAAAACCCTCAAATTTCAGTAGCAGAAAAGATTGGATCTtgaataaaaattcaatctttatgAAGAAAAATTGGATCTTGAGGAGGGTTTGTAAAAAAAGATATCTTTTctgaagaaatgaaaaatgggGATTCAACTATTAAGCAGACAAAAGGAACAGATCTGTGtagattttgatataatcttgTGTCTTTACTCTGAAGATTTTTGGGATTTTAgctaaatatttcattttttaaaattgtatcttaattaatatttaatattatttttagtttagaTTAATTAGTGTCTACTTAGTAGTTTGTCTGTGTGAAAAGTAGCTGTTAAGTGAGTGAGCTGTCACTATTAGTTTGTTTGAGTGTTATATCAGCAAGAAATGGGAcccacaagaaaaagaaaaaaaagaataatctttTCTTTATGAATT comes from Solanum pennellii chromosome 1, SPENNV200 and encodes:
- the LOC107007900 gene encoding uncharacterized protein LOC107007900, which codes for MKDSTTDPIGQNLIKVISNVCFSVFVFSVLIITVIAITYQPPDPWESSRALTRVFTQVENATFKVDNSVLKTGEDVASSPIEAPAGAFALVPITEAIIEKSEENLSNETLKSGCEDVNVVNCSDPRVLYTIERFNLKAFKSIAFLDYRTPVNGSKPNECDVAWRFRNRKERSWRKYRDFRRFKIGFTDDCSYKVVHAGRWRSGVNARRPRIRVNSTRTSTRAKIAPPVIDEEINDTIPIMGSDSDFKNGRYLYYSRGGDYCKGMNQYMWSFLCALGEAQYLNRTFVMDLSICLASSHTSSHKDEEGKDFRFYFDFEHLKETASIVEEGDFHKDWRKWNKAHKKKISVRKVKDYKVSPDQLLKDKSTIIWRQFDAPEPENYWYRVCEGPSAKYIQRPWHAVWKSKRLMNIVTEISGSMDWDFDAVHVVRGEKAQNKALWPHLDADTSPDSLVTKLQGIIAPWRNLYVATNEPYYNYFDKLRSHYKVHLLDDYNYLWSNTSEWYNETTQLNGGSPVEFDGYMRVEVDTEVLYRAKSRVETFYNLTKDCKDGINTC